The following are from one region of the Balaenoptera acutorostrata chromosome 18, mBalAcu1.1, whole genome shotgun sequence genome:
- the LOC114238368 gene encoding LOW QUALITY PROTEIN: 40S ribosomal protein S29-like (The sequence of the model RefSeq protein was modified relative to this genomic sequence to represent the inferred CDS: substituted 2 bases at 2 genomic stop codons) — protein MGHLQLSWSRSQIYGQGTPSCSIYSNQHDLIWKYVLNMCPXCFCKXDKDRGFIKLD, from the coding sequence ATGGGTCACCTGCAGCTCTCCTGGAGCCGGTCACAAATATATGGCCAGGGGACTCCCTCTTGCAGCATCTACTCAAACCAGCATGATCTGATCTGGAAATATGTCCTCAATATGTGCCCTTAGTGTTTCTGTAAGTAAGACAAGGATAGAGGCTTCATCAAGTTGGACTAA